CCAGCACGAGCCAGAGATCCGTGTACCTTAcctgaaaaaacaaaaaccccaaaacgcATAAATCAGATATTGGAAAAGAACCCATGCAGTATATGAGAGAGATCTGAGGAAGAGAAGCTTTTTGAGGAGAAATGATGGGATTACCCATGGTGTATTGGTTGAGAGTTGAGTGTCTCTTCTCTGTCTGTGTGCCTCGAGCGAGAGAGTGAAAATGAGAAatctagggttagggttttacggggcaatatataattttatatatatattgggagGTTGAGTCGGTGTGGGCCGAGTTTGGAGGCTCCCAAGGGTTTTCAATGGGTTTTGTTTGAGATTAAAAGAGGAGCAAATTGGGCCCATTTGAAGCGGTGTCTCTAGCCCATGTTTTTGGGTCTTAGGGTAATCTTGGTCCAGTCAATAGTCTTTTGTAAGAAAGGATGGTGTCTCTAGCCCATGTTTTTGGGTCTTAAAGTTTTTAGTattagtttttagcttttaggtagaattttttaaatcttaccatttttccacttttttttattactttttcccctatttcacttttttttagaacACCTTATCTAGCTTTTGTTGAAACTGCGCTAAATCATACTTGTACCTTggaaattttgataaaaagtaagagaaaacaagaaaaagtgaggttttaaaaagttgtacataaaaattaaaatctaaaagcTAAAGCGGCTGATGCCAAACAGGTTTTTAGTGTAATCTTGGTCTAGTCAATTGTAACCTTCCCCCCCTAACCCCTTTTTTAGGAGACAGTAATAGTCATTAGTCCAAACTTGAGTTCAAATCCAAGAATCCATAGCTAGCTCAACGACATTGtccaattcttcttcttcttttttcaaaaggTTTTATACTACAGGgaaagggggagggggggggggggggggaattaaCAGTTTAAGGTATATTAATAAATTGGGTACTTAGTAGTAAATTGATTTATCACCCTGCGTTATACACACAAAAGTTAGGCTCTTATGTGAGTATTCGTAGATTTATGTAATATGCCTTAAACATTGTCCAATTCTCTCAATTGGGTGAATATGGGTTCAAACTCTTCTACCGTACTTATTgtaaggaaagaaaaatgaatgcaaaatgcaaaaaatttatgtatgtcatttttatttaatatgagAAAGTGGTGTCCAATCTTTAGCTAAACTATTCTGCTCCATGTCCATAAAATGCATTGAAAATCTCATGGATCAATAGTGGGTGAATGAAACTTGGGACCTGCAAGTTTACGGTACCCTTTAAATCAATTGAACCCACAACCCGAATGTTTGGGGACTATCTACATCATTATATGATATTACATACTATTAGTTGAATGTTAATGTAAATATAATTTCCTTGAGTTCTTGGACTATCTTCATCTTGTAGTGCTACTGCTATATATCCTGTACTGTAAAAGATGGTTGGAAGTTTGAGAATAAAGTGGTATAAGAAATTGACATCCGAGTATGCAAGTTGAAGGAGTCCTTGGACTTTGAGCGTGCCTTCGGCTTGAAGGCTGAAGCATGGGGTAGATGTCTTACTCTTTATCCGACCAGTAACACTTGGAGAAAGGAATCAAAACATTCCACGCGAGTCTTTAATGATAGCTCAAAGAAGGTTATTCTAAACGCTGGCATTCTCAATTGGAAAAAGTTTCCCACACTTTATGTGAAGATTGAAAAAACTATTTATGTGTAATTTTAGTCATATAACTTTTCTACTAAGTCGTGTGATTTATTTgaataatacatataaatagTTTGGCTTCAAATTTGTTCGGAATTATATCTTTCAATCTATTACGTGACAATTTATAAAACTACCAAGTTGCCACATGGTAAGTTCAAGTAAGATAGCTCTAAACATGTTTTTAGCCAAATTTTATCCTCTTAAAAATTACCATATAATGGATTGGAGGAGAattctctaaactagtttggagcTAATCTTTgtcctttttaatttaaaaatatgattttatcttttttgtttggaaCTTAAACAAGTGCAGGGTAATTGTGGGGAGAAATAATATCAAAACTTCaaaaacacaattaaaaatGCAACCTAAATTGAGAATTTTCTAAATTAGTTTggagataatttttttccttctcaatttAGGAATATGGTTTTCTCTATTTAAACTTAAACAAGTGTAGGGCTTATTCATCATAGGGATAgaacatttaaaataaatatgaaaaaaaaaaaaaaaaaaaactagctttATCTTTGTAGTTAGTTAGTATACCCTTCCCtgccttccccccccccccccccaacaaaaaaaaaaaacttaataagtAACAAATTGTATACATTCATAGTAATACATAGAAGCACAATCATTTTGAATTAagtctttgtatttttctgagtTTAGATGCATGAATTTGTATATAGATATAATTGACGCAAAATTATAGTACAATTGGAAGTACATTTGACATGAAATCCAATGCATTTTAAATCTCAAGTCAATTGGCATTACATAATAGGACAATTAAACATACCCTTGTCacaaaatataatacaattataatcaaatttagattatcttaaaaaaaattagttagaTTATTGATTGAGCTTctatttcaatatatatatatatatatatataattttgatgtTTTATAATGGTATAAATAATACAAGACATTACACTTTTActgtagaaatattattagcATTTTAAAACTATCTACTATGAAATGAAATGATTAATTGATTATTAACTGCAGATGGAATCCCTTATATGGCGTTTTTTTCTTATTAGAACATTAGCATTCATTAATATaaaatgcatattttatataaaatttttagataaCAATGTAGCAAAAAATACCGAAAATAATACTCACACattcagttttgcatttttcaaatttgcacACATTGttactgatgatgcaaagaagatcagtagacTGGATGCTCCGGATTTCAAAGAactactggttctctctgcggcctgaaaaagaaagaaaagcgaatcaaaggcgaccggggctgccggccgaAAACCcttcgatggcaaagttagtttttccctctatgttatctgagttccaacttttttggagtaaaaactcaacataccttggccttgtctgaaacagcctttatatagtgttcttataggcggttatcaaaattggaacttctcctggattcaaggagaggtagaaatcaaacgtaactctTATAACCGTTTGGAGGTTATGTTtttgtttcacaacggataaCTGGCGGTTATgtgtgggataagggattatcacatcttatttggagattttcctaagtgtgataccctcgtcctggagttCCTCAGTTGGGTGTGCTTTGGTACACGCGCAGGGGCTGTTTCATCTATCGGGCAAACTCCTTCAAGACGAGGCTGTcggcactctggacgagtgcatcactggtggtgcttacctcgtccagagTTCTTCCTACCTGGACGGGGTAGCTGAAGGTAGGTCAAGAAGAGTGTTTACAATTCCAAACTGGCCATGGACGACccttatggacgacttggagatagacAAAATCAGTACCCCATCAGttacaatattatttaaatatacatCACCATGATAgcaatgtatatatattaaacacatttttttttatttcacacattttgaaataataatattattctttcttctttgtcatGAGGAGTGACACTATGGTCATTGACTCACCGACGTTGGTTGTTATAAACAAAGTCAGTTGTGCTTGGATCTCGTCTCATATTAATGACAATGTTGCAATTTATGCCATAAGTGAAGCTTGATTTGATGCTTTGACCACGGATAATTGgggagagaaaggaaaaaaaaaaaaaaaaaaaagagaaaaaccaaacaaagcatgaaaaaaaaaaaatttaatgactCTAAGCAAAATAAAGAATGTTATATATGATATGTGATGTATTGTAAAAGtggttatataaaataaataacattttgggtgtataaaatagataattgttACATACCCAGATGAGaatgttcttctttttttttttctttctttttaatttgttttagcTCTTAATTCCTAGGATTTAAGATTATGCTGAAAttgctttcaaaaaaatatatatatattatgctgAAATTTAAAGATACCATACAAAAAGTAAATACCGAAATAGTAATGAAGAGACatgtcaaataaatttttttttttaaattaagagaCACGTGGATGTAGTAGTGTCGACTTTATTAGAAAAGAAAGCTTCCTAGTTCCTAGTTCCTAGTTCCTACTAGACGCAATGACGTTAATTGTCAGTGCTGTCACACAAACTGCACTATTTTTGGACAAATCAGATTCGGGTACACAACTCACGCCTAGAATCTTGGAACTGGAATCTCGTAACGGCCCTACAGATTccttagattttttattttattttatttattttaattaaaattataccCCTTGTTAATTAATCAGTAGCATTTTTTTCGGTTGTAATTAGTttgtcttattttctttttaggatATTATTTGTAAAACCAAtactttaaatttatatttatttaaaatttagtaaTAGTTATTTAAAGTCAATATTTTTCTCtagaattagtttttttatattttttaaatcaaactttTGTAAGGTGGACTAACAATTGCTTTTTATATtgattaaaaatgataaatgagTGAGAAGGTGTCATCATAAATAGTTCTTTACCTACTCACCAATTCATCTAAGTAAGTTTAGTTGGTTATACTTAATTTATATAGTTGTTCTCAAAGAAATCATATGGTAAAATTTGCTCTCATTGTAATTATATACTAGTCACAACAAAATTAgatattttatttgcttttgtttttattttttattttataaatatatataaatatataatttgataattatgattattattaatagaaattaattttttttgagaagaaattgACATTGATTataattgtatttgtatataaattatttattcatatatattaacGGAGTGTTTAATTATGAAAGGTTTTATAggcaatttttataaaatataaatttaattataaatatatattaaaacaaagactaaaaaaaaattgtgtgtttTCAAAACTGTATGtgtcaaaattataataagttaGTTAACAAAATAGCAAAGATTCGGTTTTATAttgattataaattaaaaaagaaatagtttGAAAAGTTTCCATGATGGGAATTTAAAagattaacaaattataataaaatatatggtTCCAATTTTGTTACATTATTAACATTTTAAGCTAAACTAAAATAGTGCCAAATGATTTGACAAAACAACTTTACCATGCACATTTactccataatttttttaagaatgtgTTATGaaaagattctcaaaaaaaaaaagaaaataagtaagTGATATGAGAAACTACGATAGAACTTGTAGCAGCTGATTATTTCTCCCcatgatatataaaaaaattcggAGTTAGGGTTTTATCAgcaaaactaaaactaaaaccacactctctctctctctctctctcgtatcTCCGCCAAACGCCACAGATTCCAAAAACACAAACGATGGCAGAGGACTCGACAGCACTACCGACCCAACTCGCCGCCGCAACGCTAAACGACGTCGCGTCATCGTCCGCCGTAGAATCCCTGAAGGCCGAGTTCTCTGACCGAGTCCCGATCCGATCCATCATATCCAGACCCGACGGTGGCGCCGGGCTCGCGGGGCAGCGGGTCCGGGTCGGAGGATGGGTGAAGACGGGTCGTAAGGCGGACAAGGACGCCTTCGCGTTCTTGGAGCTAAACGACGGGTCGAGTCCCGGGAATCTACAGGTCATCGTGGACGCTGCCGTAGCGGATCTTAGCCCGCTCGTGCCGACCGGCACTTGCGTCTCCGTCGACGGCGTTCTGAAACTTCCTCCGGCTGGGACCAGGCAGAAAGTTGAGCTTCGGGTCGAGAAGGTGATCCATGTGGGTCAAGTTGACCCGGCTAAGTACCCATTGCCTAAGACCAGGCTCACCCTTGAGTTTCTCAGGGATTTCGTTCACCTTCGCTCCAGAACCAACACGGTAAATCCTTTTGGTTCTTTGCTCATTTACGTTTGAGTTTTGAATAGTGAGCATGTTATTGGGTTTTGGATTGGCTGTGAAATTATGCAGTTAGAATTGGAAAAGTGTGAGAAAGTtggaaactttttatatatataaaagaaaagcaatatATTCCAATTGTGTATGCTTATTTCTGAAATGGGTATTTGTTATGCATGTGATTTTGAttcacttttttaatttttaatccaaAATGTCAGTTGGGTCTGATTTGTGATGATTGACTAAGTTATTTACAGCAAGACAGAAAGGACCTTGAAGAAATTGGTGTCCccaattttgaatattttgattAGAAATAAAGCtcattgaagaaagaaagaaaaaaaaaaatcaaggatgATTATAATGCGTCGTCAAGTAAAGTTACATTTGGGTCCgaattatgaattttttggATCAACATTTGGGAATTCtcgtttgttttttaatttttatattctgAAATTTAAGGCCAGCTAGAGTTCTCAATGTTGTGAGTTGGATTTAATCTTATTCTAAAAACGCATAAGGCCTTTCGGCAATTTTGGCAGACATAATGTTGCTGATGGTTTGATGTTAAATTTACAGTGTTCATTGCTTTTAGAAtagagaatgatttttttttttttttgggtataatttttataatttcaaagGCTGCATTTTTACTTAATACACAagtgaaatttatttataaggtcctatagaaaaaatatttataaggaGCTTTTATGGGACTTAAATGTCTTGCTTATCTCTTCTACTCACTCCTTATCTGCTAAATGGCGGGAGGGATCAATTAGTTGAACAAGTACATCAAGAGGCAGTCAGGATGTTGTAGTACAACCAGTAAAATGACTGTTCAGTGCTCATTTTTGTGTTTACTACGAGATCCAAGTTAAGAGAACTAGATCTTGGATGATGATGGAATTCAGatgtaaattgattttttatcgACTACCACTTAAGGATGATGTGTGTAGTGGCAATATGATTTCTTGCTGATTGAGTTCTGATGTCTATCTTTTACCTTCTTGTGGTTatctaaatataattttttgtggtTACAGATATCTGCAGTTGCTAGAATCCGCAATGCCCTTGCATATGCAACACATACATTCTTTCAGAAGCATGGCTTCCTTTACGTTCACACTCCAATTATCACCACTAGTGATTGTGAGGGTGCTGGTGAAATGTTTCAAGTTACAACTCTGATTAGTGAAGCTGATAGGTTGGAGAGGGACTTGATCAACAATCCTCCTCCATCAGCAGCTGATATAGAAGCTGCTCAGCTTGTTGTCAAGGAGAAAGGAGATATTGTTGCTCAACGGAAATCTGCCAAAGCagataagaaagaaattaatgcTTCTGTGTCTGAACTAAAAATAGCAAAAGAGAATCTGGCAAAGCTGGAGGAGAGATCAAAGCTTAAACCTGGTATTCCCAAAAAGGATGGGAAGATTGACTATACCCATGATTTCTTTGCCCGTCAAGCATTTTTGACCGTCTCTGGCCAATTACAAGTTGAATCTTATGCCTGTGCTCTTAGTAGTGTCTATACATTTGGACCAACTTTTAGAGCTGAAAACTCTCACACTTCCAGGCATTTGGCTGAGTTCTGGATGGTGGAGCCTGAAATAGCATTTGCAGAACTTAAGGTATGTGAAACCTATATCTTGTATGCTCATTGATATTTATGGTGTTTGAGAAGGCTGATCTATAGGAGTATAGACTTTTGAAATTCTATTGAATGCTTCAAATGAGTATGTGCATAGGTGTTTGTGTGTGGAAAATCCTGGTGTGGTCAGCTCCGTTatcataatttaataaattaattgctGTGAAATACATCAACCTTGACATCGCTTTGTCCAAGGAGCAATGCAATTTCAAGATAATAGGGTTTTGTTCCAATGAATTCATTTTACACCACTTTGCTCATCCATCTGCACTATTTCATCAGCAATTGTTATGTGTTGGGATTGCAATGCAAGCTGTTATGCAATAGGCTGTTAAgaaatacaaggaaatattaGTTGAAATGTCACTTGTCgggaaaaaaaaggttgaaatgTTGATGTTTTTATCTGTTTGTGGTGCACATATATACATGTAGTGTGAAATATAATACACATGTAAAATTAAAGCATCTGTTTTTGTAGGATGATATGAACTGTGCGGAGGCATATGTGAGATTCCTGTGTCAGTGGTTACTTGATAACTGCCTTGATGATATGGAGTTTATGGCTGATAAGTTTGATAAAACTTGCATTGAGCGCCTAAGAATGGTATCTTCCACCCCTTTTAAGCGGATTTCATATACAGAAGCTGTTGAACTTCTAGAAGAGGCTGTGAAAAATGGCAAGAAGTTTGAGAATAGTGTTAAATGGGGGATTGATTTAGCATCTGAACACGAAAGGTCTGTGACTGTCTTTTATGGGTTCCTTCTGCTTGAATAGCAGCTGCTGATGTCCTGGGTTTTCTAATTTTGCAGATACTTGACAGAGGTGAAATTTCAGAAGCCTGTCATTGTCTATAATTACCCAAAAGATATCAAGGCATTCTACATGAAAGTGAATGATGACTGTAAGACAGTTGCTGCTATGGATGTCCTTGTACcaaaggtatatatatattgtcttaTTCTACctgtttgttgtttggttttgatGTACTTAATTCTGGTTTTGATTTTCGCCGCATCTTTGCATGTGAACAAATTGATATGTCTTAAATTCCAGGTGGGTGAGTTAATTGGAGGAAGCCAAAGGGAGGAGCGTTATGAAGTTATTCAGCAGAGGTATGGGAATGTTTATGCTTGATTGGTCACTTTTTGGGGTGTGAATATCCAAATGATGCTAAAATCTTCCACTAGTTATTATCCtaaatatttgacatttatttTCCTCAATTAGATGTTGCTCCATAGAAATCATTTTTCCTTGAATTATTGAAGCAATTTTGTCGGGATGCTTTCTATTTTTGCAGAATACAAGAGATGGGGTTGCCTCTTGAGCCATATGAGTGGTACCTTGATCTGCGGCGTTATGGAACAGTAAAACATAGTGGTTTTGGTCTTGGTTTTGAACGCATGCTTCTTTTTGCCACTGGCATTGAGAATATCCGAGACGTTATTCCTTTCCCTAGATATCCTGGGAGAGCAGACCTTTGAGTTATACCATTGCTTATTAATCTTAGTAATTTGCTTGTAGAATTCAATGTAAGTTATTTTGCTCGTGATTCTGAGGTTATTGTTATGGCTGATTGATTGCAAACCAAAGTGACTAAATTATAGTAGTGAAATTATTATATCTCTTGTCAGAGCCTGTACTTCCATTTCTCACCCGTGAGATCATTTTGGTGTTTTCCATGTTACTCATCTATGAGAGAGTTTGCCAAAATGAGATAATTGTGGCATTTAATTCATGCAGCCTTGCGCTTTCCTGTGTTGAAAAATTGCATTTGCAATTCTTATTATCTAACCAGTTGTGTGTCCCAATCTTTGGAATCTTAGTGAAGTATAAAGGCTTATACCGATGCTATTATAATTAACCTTACTTTCAATGAAGTGAAAATAAATTCACATTTCAAAGGGGAAAGAACAGATGTGCATGAGTTGTACTTATTTAACTTCCTACAAGGTTGTTTCAATTTATCATGATTCGTGAACAAAAGCGGATCACTTATACTGTCATGCATATAATCTGCCATCCGAGTTTCTACATCTTGCTCCATTGAGCCACGAGTCAAAGGAAATACACGAGAAGCTGTTAGAATAATTGGTTGGAATATTTGATGGAACCAATCTTGTATGTGATAAAGTAGATGAAATTTGTTGGAACTAGCCTCTACTGCATTGTATAGTTCATAAGCTGTTCGATGTAAAtacttgtaaattttttgggtACCAAAGACGCAATATTTCTACAATGAGGATTGtgcataaattaattttgaacaaaaaggAGATGAGTATTGCAACAAGAAGCACGCAAGCAATATTTCCAGAAATCAGACAAATGCACTTGAATGTGGGAAGGTACACTTTGTTGTGAGGTTGTAAATTCATCCTCATATGGGCAAATGCTATAGACAACTGTAGCCATGATAAAAAGCAAGATAATTCATAATTGTGAAGTGCCTTTTGAGTGGGGAGAATCGGGAGATGCCCAAGACTTGAAGTGTAAGTCCAACGAGGGATATGCCAATGAGGTAATGAGAAAGACAAAAGGCTATGGAGTCCTGTGAAGGATTTGAGTTCTTCACTGGTGCGCACACAAAGTAAATTTCTTCAGCTTTgtgattgtatttttttcttccaagcataaacaaatcaacCATAATGACATAGGTTTTTTTCCCAGCTTATTCAGTTTATTAGCTTCTTGATAAGATGATGGAAAGACAGTAATAATTATTAgcttatgcataattttaaattattttttaaggtcTAGATTTActtttgcacctttttttataataaaaaaaaccaataagaaaatGGGAATAAACTCTCCCAAAAGATCATTAagcaaaaatattaataatttgctATTGTCTTTCCATCCTATTTCATGAGACAATGTATGACAATTTGTCTTatcaagaatttaaaaaataagaaatgattCCCACcaattgaattatcaaattttaaaatagtcttataattataactataatgataaatatttatttattttcttttgtttcaatATACCTCGTACCATTTGTCTTTGGTGTTAAATATAAcgaaatttaatattaaaagatCAATTTATCCCTCTCCAAAACATACTGTAGGGGgataaattagtttttcaatACTACATCTCATTAGACTAAATAGCAAAATAGATTACAAAGGATTAAGTGTTATAAAATTTTCGATTTGGATAGTAAATTATATGTTTTGATAGTAGGGACATTTTACAGTGAAAAAGTATAATTTCtgcttaattttatttaacaagGAATTTAATGCATGAACATGATCTTTTTCTTATCTTCCATGACTTGTCCACCTCCCTTggttcaaataaaatttaaaggcATAATAACACAACACAAATAGTATAGAAaatctttatataaaaaaaaaaactagccgTGTTCGCAGAATATGGTCGTTTACATCTGACAAAGCAGGAGTGTGTAGCTTGTAGTTTAATAATACACAAGACTACCAGTCGTTTTTCATCAGAGTTCAACGCCGTCATTCATCATCATCACTCCCAAATCCCAATTAggattttaaaagaaaaagaaaaaatcgtCACCGTTTCCcattctctctctatttctgtCTCTGTCTGTGTCTCTCACTGTCTGTAGTACTACTCCAACAATGTCGATGGGCATGGGTCCTCCACCTcccaaaaccctaaccctagatACAGACCAAACCTCTTCCAATCCAACAGCAACGAAGCCCCCCATGGCTCCACCGCCCGAAAACCCCGAACCAAACAATTCCGATACCTTACCCGACGCCCCCGAGAGCTCCATCACCACCACAACCGAaacgtcgtcgtcgtcgtcgtcggcGGAGGCGGAGGCAGAGGCAGAGGCAGAGGCATCTCAACCTCAGTCTCAATCTGAGaaagctgctgctgctgctgcggtTCCGTACACGATTCCTCCGTGGAGCGCAGCTCCGTGCCACCGATTCTACCTTGAGGTTCTCAAAGACGGTTCTATCGTCGACCAATTTCAAGTCAATGAGAAAGGGGCTTACATGTTTGGACGCGTCGATCTCTGCGATTTTGTGCTTGACCACCCCTCTGTGTCCAGGTTTCATGCAGGTATACTACATTTCCCAATCTCTGCTCAttcttcattttcaaatttaaccATTCTTGATAGTTTGGCACAATAATCATATAATGggaattgttttttttgtcaGTTATCCAGTTCAAAAGAAATGGTGATGCCTATCTTTATGATCTAGGCAGTACTCATGGTACTTCCATTAACAAGTCTCAGGtatcttattttaatttaattttcttgtcaCTCTATTATGTTTAAAATATTCCCAAACTACCAATGGAACGCTCAATATATGCTTTGAGAATAGGGTATAACTTAGATACAGTTCTTTAGGtgtaatattaaatttaattttccttggaaaagATAACATTTTTAATGCTTCATTGACCCTTGCaactatgtgtttgaatttaatttggaGGCCTGATGTTCAACACTTAAGGatttgtacctaagttttgccct
This genomic stretch from Castanea sativa cultivar Marrone di Chiusa Pesio chromosome 1, ASM4071231v1 harbors:
- the LOC142609220 gene encoding asparagine--tRNA ligase, cytoplasmic 1-like — its product is MAEDSTALPTQLAAATLNDVASSSAVESLKAEFSDRVPIRSIISRPDGGAGLAGQRVRVGGWVKTGRKADKDAFAFLELNDGSSPGNLQVIVDAAVADLSPLVPTGTCVSVDGVLKLPPAGTRQKVELRVEKVIHVGQVDPAKYPLPKTRLTLEFLRDFVHLRSRTNTISAVARIRNALAYATHTFFQKHGFLYVHTPIITTSDCEGAGEMFQVTTLISEADRLERDLINNPPPSAADIEAAQLVVKEKGDIVAQRKSAKADKKEINASVSELKIAKENLAKLEERSKLKPGIPKKDGKIDYTHDFFARQAFLTVSGQLQVESYACALSSVYTFGPTFRAENSHTSRHLAEFWMVEPEIAFAELKDDMNCAEAYVRFLCQWLLDNCLDDMEFMADKFDKTCIERLRMVSSTPFKRISYTEAVELLEEAVKNGKKFENSVKWGIDLASEHERYLTEVKFQKPVIVYNYPKDIKAFYMKVNDDCKTVAAMDVLVPKVGELIGGSQREERYEVIQQRIQEMGLPLEPYEWYLDLRRYGTVKHSGFGLGFERMLLFATGIENIRDVIPFPRYPGRADL